Within Alteribacter lacisalsi, the genomic segment GCGTCCGTATTTTTTCATATATTCTTTTTCTTCTATTACTTCGACTTCTACGTCCCATCCCTTTTCCTCGGTGACGATGGAGGTGATTCGGTAGACGGGGTAGACGTGGTCTTTGAAGAATACTTTGACTGTGTCGATGACTTCTTCGATTTTCATTGTGGTATCCCACCTTTGGCGTCTGATTTTTGTACGCAGGAAAGAGAACCTGGTGCTGTGCTAAGCACCAGATTCTTCACTGCTGAGATGTTTAGGCAAAGTTCAGGCGGGCGGAGCCTTCTTCGGACTCTTCGTCAATTTCGCCCTGGACTTCATCGCGGAGCAGTCCTACAGCTTCCGCGTAGCGGAGCCATGTGTCAACAGATGCTATGACAACGCGGGCTTCGATGGTGATGAGTTCGATTCCCACGAGGGAAATACGTGCATATAGGTCGATTACGACACCTTTGTCGAGGATGCGGTCAATCACTTCGGCTAGACTTGATGAATCTGTACTTTTTTGAACGGCCATGTGCGGCACTCTCCTTTTTTAAGGCTTTTTGATATCATCTGAGCCTTTGATTTGTGTTGCGCTTTTGATGTCGGACGGTTTTTTGATGTCGCTGGTCTTTTTAATACCACCGTCCTCATTATCATCGTCCGAATCAGAGGAGCCTCCGCCGGTGAGTTCGTTGTCTTTTACTTCTTCTTTGGCGTCTTCTGCTTTGTCTGTAATGCGTCGTTTGGCGACTTTTGCTTTTTCCTGCAGCTGTTCTCCTGTGTCCTGGAGTTTGTCACCGGCTTCTTCTACGTTTTCTTTTACCTGCTCCTTGGTTTTCCGTACCTTTTCAAACAGGTTATAAAACTTCTTTCCGATAAACGTGGCTGCGGCGGCGTTTTTCGCTTTCGGGTGATCGTCGAGCTGTTCCTTTGCTTCTTCCTTCGCCTCTTCTTTTGCGGAGCCAAGGAGGCTTTTTGCTTTTTTCCGGACATTTTTATTCAGGAAGGCAAGGCTGCCGATGGCGAGTCCGGCTCCACCTGCAGCGAGGGCTTTGCGCCCCGTGCTGATTCTGCCTTCTTCTTGAGTATCTTCATCTTCTTGAATGTCATCATCTTCTTGAATGTCTTCTTCTTGAGTATCTTCTTCTTGAGTGACCTCTTCTT encodes:
- a CDS encoding gas vesicle protein GvpO, which encodes MKIEEVIDTVKVFFKDHVYPVYRITSIVTEEKGWDVEVEVIEEKEYMKKYGRDQLLGVYHARVNSELEVESFSRKNLRYRAARVEEKGR
- the gvpA gene encoding gas vesicle structural protein GvpA, whose product is MAVQKSTDSSSLAEVIDRILDKGVVIDLYARISLVGIELITIEARVVIASVDTWLRYAEAVGLLRDEVQGEIDEESEEGSARLNFA
- a CDS encoding YtxH domain-containing protein, whose amino-acid sequence is MSEETNNTEEEEVTQEEDTQEEDIQEDDDIQEDEDTQEEGRISTGRKALAAGGAGLAIGSLAFLNKNVRKKAKSLLGSAKEEAKEEAKEQLDDHPKAKNAAAATFIGKKFYNLFEKVRKTKEQVKENVEEAGDKLQDTGEQLQEKAKVAKRRITDKAEDAKEEVKDNELTGGGSSDSDDDNEDGGIKKTSDIKKPSDIKSATQIKGSDDIKKP